One Diospyros lotus cultivar Yz01 chromosome 1, ASM1463336v1, whole genome shotgun sequence genomic window carries:
- the LOC127800086 gene encoding protein FAF-like, chloroplastic, producing the protein MSGTTGKSLPLSNSPLKAIEEAAKAIEKQGIGSILASDCPPIRAAASLRRALSADMSSKKWLSPLKKTASAKELGALVEDSSSSEEEDEEEEQERPAQFGSWTSILLSQKAGEDESKLPPPYIHPLVKRSANSLSETSLLICTESLGSETGSDGFSSYAGSESGEPDQEEKDIQPQSRSFDEEELRVVNYSYANSKKMATARSFPPPIPSLARSGGPSLHMQSRRDNGRLVLEVVSVPSLNCFRAHRQDGRLLLTFAAGAPEEMVDDQDGDVLDDEMELEEEEQEVFQTEEEEGNGGENFEEEKEIGFVMEQAPEMPRGSTINFHRSAMAMKKLMGMEYRNPTWTLVDEEEATKLSQSLPRLTHPPPATAAVASSFNEYNYFWRTKPALINPLIAQNVLPLRNNSNKKPYDQTLVLRGNKADFLIPLLKSCKEQRRSLLIWEPPCIATS; encoded by the coding sequence ATGTCAGGCACCACCGGCAAGAGCCTTCCCCTGTCCAATTCGCCATTAAAGGCCATCGAAGAAGCAGCCAAGGCCATCGAGAAGCAGGGCATAGGCTCAATTCTCGCTTCCGATTGCCCGCCCATCAGAGCCGCCGCCTCCTTGAGGCGAGCTCTCTCCGCCGACATGTCGTCCAAGAAATGGCTCTCTCCCTTGAAGAAGACGGCGTCGGCAAAAGAACTCGGCGCCCTGGTTGAAGATTCGTCTTCAtctgaggaagaagatgaagaagaggaacAGGAAAGGCCGGCGCAATTCGGCTCGTGGACCTCCATACTACTGTCGCAGAAGGCCGGGGAAGACGAATCCAAGCTTCCACCGCCGTATATCCATCCGCTTGTGAAGAGATCGGCGAACTCTTTGAGTGAGACGAGCCTCCTGATTTGCACCGAGAGTCTCGGGTCGGAGACAGGATCGGACGGGTTCTCCTCCTACGCCGGTTCTGAATCCGGGGAGCCCGATCAAGAAGAGAAAGATATTCAGCCCCAATCGAGAAGCTTTGATGAAGAGGAGCTGCGAGTTGTCAATTATAGCTACGCTAACAGTAAGAAAATGGCCACGGCTAGATCGTTCCCGCCGCCGATTCCGTCACTGGCTCGTTCCGGCGGGCCGTCCCTTCACATGCAATCTCGTCGCGACAATGGCCGGTTAGTCTTGGAAGTGGTGTCCGTTCCTTCCCTGAACTGCTTCCGCGCGCACCGCCAAGACGGCCGCCTTCTCCTCACATTCGCCGCCGGTGCTCCGGAAGAAATGGTTGACGATCAAGACGGAGATGTACTTGACGATGAAATGGAATTAGAGGAAGAGGAGCAGGAAGTATTTcaaacagaggaagaagaaggaaacgggggtgaaaattttgaagaagagaaagaaatcgGATTCGTGATGGAACAAGCGCCGGAGATGCCGCGTGGATCTACGATTAACTTTCACAGGTCGGCCATGGCGATGAAGAAGCTTATGGGGATGGAATATCGGAATCCGACGTGGACGCTGGTGGACGAGGAGGAGGCAACGAAGCTGTCGCAGTCACTTCCGCGGCTGACGCATCCGCCACCGGCCACGGCGGCGGTAGCCTCCTCCTTCAATGAATACAACTACTTCTGGCGGACCAAGCCCGCCTTGATCAACCCATTAATCGCCCAAAATGTCTTGCCCCTAAGaaacaactcaaacaagaagccTTATGATCAAACGCTGGTGCTGAGAGGAAACAAAGCAGATTTCTTGATCCCATTATTGAAGAGCTGCAAGGAGCAGAGGAGATCCCTTCTCATTTGGGAGCCTCCCTGCATTGCCACCTCTTGA